Proteins from a single region of Deltaproteobacteria bacterium:
- a CDS encoding ABC transporter ATP-binding protein: protein MTDHNFFSVESLNISFGGLRAVDQVNFGVAKGTIFSIIGPNGAGKTTIFNCISGLYKPDSGSITFKGEDITGLKPHQIARKGIARTFQNIELFSRMTTMENLMLGRHIHMKTNVWTGATFFRKGSSAAREEIAHRERVEQIIDLLDLQSARNQFVGGLPYGTQKLIELGRALALEPQLLLLDEPSAGMNSEEKQDLIFWVKDIQDELDVTILLIEHDMKMVMDISDRILAINFGKPIIEGIPEEVQQHPEVLKAYLGEDEAIEHIA from the coding sequence ATGACGGATCACAACTTCTTTTCAGTGGAAAGTCTCAATATCAGCTTTGGCGGACTCAGGGCGGTAGACCAGGTCAATTTCGGGGTGGCGAAGGGCACTATCTTCTCCATTATCGGCCCCAACGGGGCGGGCAAGACCACGATTTTCAACTGCATCAGCGGCCTTTATAAACCGGATTCCGGGAGTATTACCTTCAAGGGGGAAGACATCACCGGCCTCAAACCCCACCAGATCGCCAGGAAGGGAATCGCCAGGACCTTTCAGAATATCGAGCTGTTTTCACGAATGACCACCATGGAAAACCTTATGCTGGGCCGGCATATCCATATGAAGACCAATGTCTGGACCGGTGCCACCTTCTTCAGGAAGGGCTCCAGCGCCGCCCGGGAGGAAATCGCGCACCGGGAAAGGGTTGAGCAGATCATTGATCTTCTTGACCTCCAGTCCGCCAGAAACCAGTTTGTGGGAGGCCTCCCTTACGGCACGCAGAAGCTGATTGAACTGGGGAGGGCCCTGGCCCTGGAACCCCAGCTCCTCCTCTTGGATGAGCCTTCGGCAGGCATGAATTCCGAAGAAAAGCAGGACCTGATATTCTGGGTCAAGGATATTCAGGATGAGTTGGACGTCACGATCCTCTTGATCGAGCACGACATGAAGATGGTGATGGATATATCGGACCGGATTCTGGCCATCAACTTCGGCAAACCGATTATCGAGGGGATCCCTGAAGAGGTGCAGCAGCATCCCGAGGTCCTAAAGGCCTACCTGGGGGAGGATGAAGCTATTGAGCACATTGCTTGA
- a CDS encoding propanoyl-CoA acyltransferase: protein MRPVAILGAAMTKFGVSEKTNLEMFAEAGLEAIARSRLEPRDMEALFFGNCLGDFEEGQLHMAPFAHAELGLPVSAPATRFESACATATVATRHAALLVGAGVYDVVIAGGTERATKMGTSLATRTFAMASQAQHESAAGITFPGVFAMATHLYAHKYNIPLKDLKRHMAGVAVKNHSHGSMNPKAHFQKKIDIDTVLGGMMVADPLQLFDCCPFSDGAAAVIVADAAKAKDLIKDPVYIAGMGQASCGPLYVQKDLTRVLAREASIAQAYKEAGIGPDDLDVIELHDCFTIAEILALESFGVYGFGKAYDAATKGETTLNGSRVVVNPSGGLKAKGHPIGATGAAQLTEIVEQLRGESGPRQVEGARIGLVDTLGGDLGTVCNIILTNGVN from the coding sequence ATGAGACCAGTCGCCATTCTGGGTGCGGCCATGACCAAATTCGGCGTATCGGAGAAAACCAACCTGGAGATGTTTGCCGAGGCAGGACTGGAGGCCATCGCCCGGTCCCGCCTGGAACCCAGGGACATGGAGGCCTTGTTTTTCGGAAACTGTCTGGGGGACTTTGAAGAGGGGCAGCTGCATATGGCCCCGTTTGCCCATGCTGAGTTGGGGCTCCCCGTGTCCGCGCCTGCCACCCGCTTCGAATCCGCGTGCGCCACTGCGACCGTGGCCACCCGCCATGCAGCACTCCTGGTGGGGGCCGGGGTTTACGACGTGGTGATCGCAGGCGGCACGGAAAGGGCCACCAAGATGGGGACCTCCCTCGCCACCCGGACCTTTGCCATGGCCTCCCAGGCCCAGCATGAGTCGGCCGCCGGCATTACCTTTCCCGGCGTCTTTGCCATGGCGACCCACCTTTATGCCCATAAATACAACATCCCTCTCAAAGACCTGAAGCGGCACATGGCCGGCGTGGCGGTCAAGAATCATTCCCACGGATCCATGAACCCCAAGGCCCACTTCCAGAAAAAGATCGACATCGACACGGTCCTGGGCGGGATGATGGTGGCCGACCCCCTCCAGCTTTTTGACTGCTGTCCCTTCTCCGACGGCGCTGCTGCGGTAATCGTGGCCGATGCCGCCAAAGCCAAAGACCTGATCAAGGATCCGGTCTATATCGCGGGCATGGGGCAGGCATCCTGCGGCCCCCTCTATGTCCAAAAGGATCTCACCCGGGTTCTGGCGCGGGAGGCCTCCATTGCCCAGGCCTACAAAGAGGCAGGCATCGGGCCAGACGATCTGGATGTCATTGAACTGCACGACTGCTTTACCATTGCCGAGATCCTGGCCCTGGAGAGCTTCGGGGTCTATGGGTTCGGAAAGGCCTATGACGCGGCCACCAAAGGGGAAACCACCCTGAACGGCTCCAGGGTCGTGGTAAATCCTTCGGGAGGGCTCAAGGCAAAAGGTCATCCCATCGGCGCCACCGGCGCGGCACAGCTCACCGAGATCGTGGAGCAACTGCGCGGAGAAAGCGGCCCCAGACAGGTGGAAGGCGCCCGCATCGGCCTGGTGGATACCCTGGGCGGCGATCTCGGCACCGTATGCAACATCATCCTCACAAATGGTGTGAATTAG
- a CDS encoding branched-chain amino acid ABC transporter permease gives MDMKRDYYEDIQLLDSRVLWFWFLMLIASLITFPFVARNYHIYMANYMAINVIVTVGLNILVGYTGQISLGHAGFFAIGAYGTVLLMTNLHFPFLLALISSGLIAAFFGFILGLPALRLEGPYLAIATLGFGMAITQVIGRWQVFGGRMGLEAPKLSFGPYVMGTDRQLYFVIVSVAFLLILAARNLMKTRVGRAFIAIRDSDIAAETMGVNLTLYKTLAFAVSAFYTGVAGGLMAFLLGFISPNSFNFILSIYFLAFVIVGGLGSIFGSIMGGVVMTWLLLVLDKVQELPYLGTALISFSERWMNLSGLPNIASIIFGLIIILLVVFEPLGLYGFWIRTKIYWKTWPF, from the coding sequence ATGGATATGAAAAGGGATTACTACGAGGATATTCAGCTTCTGGACAGCAGGGTCCTTTGGTTCTGGTTCCTCATGCTGATTGCTTCCCTTATTACCTTTCCCTTTGTGGCCCGAAACTATCATATCTACATGGCCAACTATATGGCCATCAACGTCATTGTCACCGTAGGATTGAACATCCTTGTGGGATATACGGGTCAGATATCCCTCGGCCATGCCGGATTCTTTGCCATAGGGGCCTATGGTACGGTCCTCTTGATGACGAACCTCCATTTCCCTTTCCTGCTGGCCCTGATCTCGAGCGGCCTTATTGCGGCATTCTTCGGCTTTATTCTGGGATTGCCGGCCCTGCGACTGGAAGGGCCATATCTGGCCATTGCCACCCTGGGCTTTGGGATGGCCATTACCCAGGTGATCGGGCGGTGGCAGGTGTTTGGCGGACGTATGGGGCTCGAGGCCCCCAAACTCTCATTCGGGCCTTATGTGATGGGGACCGACAGACAACTCTATTTCGTGATCGTCTCCGTCGCTTTTTTACTGATCCTGGCGGCCCGGAACCTGATGAAAACAAGGGTCGGGCGGGCGTTTATCGCTATTCGGGACAGCGACATCGCGGCGGAAACCATGGGAGTCAACCTGACCCTTTATAAAACGCTGGCCTTTGCGGTGAGTGCATTTTACACCGGCGTTGCCGGGGGGCTCATGGCATTCCTCCTCGGATTTATCAGCCCCAACTCCTTTAACTTCATTCTCTCCATCTATTTTCTGGCGTTTGTCATTGTCGGGGGACTCGGGTCTATTTTCGGCTCTATCATGGGAGGGGTGGTCATGACCTGGCTCCTCCTGGTCCTGGACAAGGTCCAGGAACTTCCGTACTTAGGAACGGCCCTGATATCTTTTTCAGAGCGATGGATGAACCTTTCCGGGCTTCCCAATATCGCCAGCATTATTTTCGGTCTCATTATTATTCTGCTGGTGGTTTTTGAACCGCTGGGGCTGTATGGCTTCTGGATACGGACCAAGATCTACTGGAAGACCTGGCCGTTTTAG
- a CDS encoding winged helix-turn-helix transcriptional regulator, with the protein MIDQTDKKIISVIQGDLPLHAKPFAVLAEKIGMTEKAFLKRIRDLKKEGIIRRFGATLRHQEAGFNSNAMIAWLAPDERIDEIGTLFSRSREVSHCYHRAPQKDWPYTLYTMVHGRNREACRRIAERLSQSAGMSDYLLLFSEKEFKKTSMAYFSEKSHDQ; encoded by the coding sequence ATGATAGATCAAACAGATAAAAAGATCATCAGCGTCATTCAGGGCGATCTCCCCCTGCATGCCAAACCCTTTGCCGTATTGGCGGAAAAGATCGGGATGACGGAAAAGGCCTTTTTGAAAAGAATAAGGGACCTCAAAAAGGAGGGCATTATCCGGCGATTCGGGGCGACCCTCCGTCATCAGGAAGCGGGCTTCAACTCCAATGCCATGATCGCCTGGTTGGCGCCTGATGAAAGGATAGACGAAATAGGAACCCTTTTTTCCCGGTCCCGAGAGGTATCCCATTGTTATCACAGGGCGCCTCAAAAAGATTGGCCTTACACTCTCTATACCATGGTTCACGGCAGGAACCGGGAAGCATGCCGCCGGATTGCGGAAAGGCTGTCGCAGTCTGCGGGAATGAGCGACTATCTCCTCCTTTTCAGTGAAAAGGAGTTCAAGAAAACCAGTATGGCGTATTTTTCGGAGAAAAGTCATGACCAATGA
- a CDS encoding ribonuclease H-like domain-containing protein has translation MLWQRGILTWQGFLDHQGAIISPKRDGFISRELEASLAHSQDIAFFSKRLCAGEMWRLFHTFKGRAVYLDIETNGGYQDMDEITVIGIYDGTDVQTFVSGINLDEFEVAIAAYDLVITFNGACFDLPIIRARFPGITLPEGHIDLRFLLKKLGYAGGLKKIEKDLGIAREAGIDGMDGFEAVRLWQAYQWGDNAALDTLIRYNRADIVNLKPLMEMGYRGMKARLFPLLDERPHARGEIHCF, from the coding sequence ATGCTCTGGCAACGGGGGATTCTCACATGGCAGGGATTTCTCGACCATCAGGGCGCCATCATCTCCCCGAAGCGGGATGGATTTATCAGCAGGGAGCTGGAGGCATCTCTGGCACATAGCCAGGATATCGCATTTTTCAGCAAACGGCTTTGTGCGGGGGAAATGTGGCGGTTATTTCACACGTTCAAAGGGAGGGCGGTTTATCTGGACATTGAGACGAACGGCGGCTATCAGGATATGGATGAAATCACGGTCATCGGGATCTATGACGGCACCGACGTCCAGACCTTTGTCAGCGGAATCAATCTGGACGAGTTTGAAGTGGCCATCGCCGCCTATGATCTTGTCATCACCTTCAACGGCGCCTGCTTTGATCTCCCCATCATTCGCGCCCGGTTCCCCGGGATCACCCTTCCCGAGGGCCACATCGACCTCAGATTCCTTCTGAAAAAGCTGGGATATGCCGGCGGTCTCAAGAAGATCGAAAAAGACCTGGGCATAGCCAGGGAAGCCGGGATCGACGGCATGGACGGATTTGAGGCGGTGCGGCTCTGGCAGGCCTACCAGTGGGGGGATAATGCGGCCCTTGACACCCTGATCCGTTATAACCGCGCGGACATCGTCAACCTGAAGCCGCTTATGGAAATGGGATACCGGGGGATGAAGGCGCGATTGTTTCCACTCCTTGATGAAAGACCCCATGCCCGAGGGGAAATCCATTGTTTCTAA
- a CDS encoding ABC transporter substrate-binding protein, whose amino-acid sequence MRRWNWLMVLGVAMCMSLMIVPSALAERGVTDTEIRIGQYGPQTGPAALWGAVARGTGCFFDMINAEGGIHGRKIKYFLRDDGYMPPKTKAIVKELVEDKEIFGLASGVGTAPGMAVKKYLENKKVPWVGPATGSSHWAYPPTKYLWADYPLYFDEAAILVRYAVETLGKKKIAFFYQNDDYGKEGLAGAEEELEKFGMKLVAAVSVEPLDTDLSSHCMKLKAAEPDVVINWLLPKHGAIILGTAAKLGFKPQWMTTSTLSDIPIMYKISKGLFKDVIFVTFAELPGSQNPLMLKYEAAQKKFAPNDRWGIFFYAGFYFVEPMVEGLKRAGRDLTVEKFVKAMDSIKDFKGIGPKISFSAENRQGSRSVFLAKCLEGGKIEKISDWMTSDIDVQKVLKRVGR is encoded by the coding sequence ATGAGACGATGGAACTGGCTGATGGTGTTGGGTGTTGCAATGTGCATGTCCCTGATGATTGTCCCCTCTGCGTTGGCCGAAAGGGGCGTGACCGATACGGAGATCCGCATCGGTCAGTACGGCCCGCAGACGGGTCCGGCAGCGCTCTGGGGAGCTGTGGCCCGAGGGACTGGATGCTTTTTTGACATGATCAATGCCGAGGGAGGGATCCACGGGCGCAAAATCAAATATTTCCTGAGAGACGATGGGTATATGCCCCCGAAGACAAAGGCCATTGTAAAAGAGCTGGTGGAAGACAAAGAGATCTTCGGCCTGGCCTCCGGCGTGGGCACGGCGCCCGGTATGGCCGTCAAGAAATACCTGGAAAACAAAAAGGTCCCCTGGGTGGGACCTGCCACCGGTTCCAGCCACTGGGCGTATCCGCCCACCAAATACCTCTGGGCCGATTATCCCCTCTATTTTGATGAAGCGGCCATCCTGGTCAGATACGCTGTTGAGACCCTGGGGAAAAAGAAGATTGCCTTTTTTTATCAGAATGACGACTACGGCAAGGAGGGGCTGGCCGGTGCTGAAGAAGAGCTGGAAAAGTTCGGCATGAAACTGGTGGCGGCAGTATCCGTAGAGCCCCTGGATACGGATCTCAGCTCCCATTGCATGAAGCTGAAGGCCGCGGAACCGGATGTGGTTATCAACTGGCTCCTCCCCAAGCATGGGGCCATCATACTGGGTACGGCGGCAAAATTGGGTTTCAAACCGCAGTGGATGACCACGAGTACCCTTAGCGATATTCCGATTATGTATAAGATCAGCAAGGGCCTATTCAAGGATGTCATCTTCGTGACCTTTGCCGAGCTCCCCGGTTCCCAGAACCCCCTGATGCTGAAATACGAGGCGGCCCAGAAGAAGTTCGCCCCCAATGACCGATGGGGGATCTTTTTCTATGCGGGATTTTATTTTGTGGAACCGATGGTGGAGGGGTTGAAAAGGGCCGGCAGGGACCTCACCGTGGAAAAATTTGTAAAGGCCATGGACAGCATCAAAGACTTCAAGGGGATCGGCCCCAAGATCAGTTTCAGCGCGGAAAACAGGCAGGGAAGCCGGTCTGTGTTTCTTGCCAAGTGCCTCGAAGGGGGAAAGATTGAAAAGATATCCGATTGGATGACCTCTGATATCGACGTTCAAAAGGTGTTGAAGCGAGTGGGCAGATAA
- a CDS encoding Zn-ribbon domain-containing OB-fold protein, translated as MEYKLTFNHYQQGLEQGKFLGLKCNACDSVIFPPAAVCRECGSTDLTPTELSGKGAIRTFTVIRVAPEGRKPPYIVAMAELDEGPWALGNLVDMAPEQADMGLLGKRVTLGSHVVKGDTYATDDTHVLTFTLKAP; from the coding sequence ATGGAATATAAACTTACGTTTAATCACTATCAGCAGGGTCTGGAACAAGGGAAGTTTTTGGGCCTCAAATGCAATGCCTGTGATTCCGTCATATTCCCGCCCGCCGCGGTCTGCAGGGAATGCGGCAGTACCGATCTGACCCCCACTGAGTTGAGCGGCAAAGGCGCTATTCGGACGTTCACCGTCATACGGGTCGCCCCGGAGGGGAGGAAACCGCCTTACATTGTGGCCATGGCCGAACTGGATGAAGGCCCCTGGGCCTTGGGAAATCTGGTGGATATGGCCCCCGAGCAGGCCGACATGGGCCTTTTGGGCAAACGGGTGACCCTCGGGAGCCACGTGGTCAAAGGGGACACCTACGCCACCGATGACACGCATGTCCTGACCTTCACATTAAAAGCGCCATAA
- a CDS encoding DUF1992 domain-containing protein: MMLALQNIVERRIKEAQERGDFDNLPGHGQPIHLEDDSHIPEDLRLVYKILKNADCIPPELQLQKEIRQMEDILEGIPDEKEKYRQIKKINYKIMQLNVMRNRSPLLEETEIYYKKVLDKFAGK; encoded by the coding sequence ATGATGCTTGCCTTACAAAACATCGTGGAAAGGCGGATCAAGGAGGCTCAGGAGAGGGGGGACTTTGATAACCTCCCCGGCCATGGCCAGCCCATTCACCTGGAAGATGACAGCCATATTCCCGAAGACCTCCGCCTGGTGTATAAGATCCTGAAAAATGCGGACTGCATCCCTCCGGAACTTCAGCTCCAAAAAGAGATCAGGCAGATGGAGGATATACTGGAGGGCATCCCGGATGAGAAGGAAAAATACCGCCAGATCAAGAAAATCAACTACAAGATCATGCAGCTTAATGTGATGAGAAATCGATCCCCCCTTCTGGAGGAGACGGAGATCTATTACAAAAAGGTGCTTGACAAGTTTGCAGGGAAATGA
- a CDS encoding AMP-binding protein yields MTLETVPSIFKKTAEKYGDRTAMRKKEYGLWQDISWTEYFNRAKYVGAALISMGLKKGECVSIIGDNCPEWVIIDLGVQCAGGVAVGVYSTNAWPQVEYVISDSESKFFFVENEEQLDKWLNFRDNAPNLQKVIVWDLEGLRHFEDPMVMTFEDILELGRQVVEKQPELIEKRMDEVTPEDLSVLIYTSGTTGPPKGAMLTHRNVMWMGKTISKDNPVYDTDEVMSFLPLCHIFERLFSVFAQITHGYTVNFIESLDTVTDNMTEISPTVGYAVPRIWEKYLSAVYIKMSDATWFKKVVFGLALKIGKTRATLKMNFKPVPAYLEALYHLAHLAVFRKLKERLGFDRLRVAYSGAAPISPDVLHFFQSIGVNLIEGYGQTEGTGVTCVSRVGKVKFGTVGPPITGTEVKIAEDGEILVKSPSVFKGYYRNPESTAETLKDGWLYSGDVGEFDEDGYLKITDRKKDIIVTAGGKNITPQYIENKLKFSPYINDAVVIGDRRKFLSSLIMIDEDNVVKYAQDNKIQFSTYKDLTQSPEIIKLIQKEVDQVNETLARVEQVKKFTILPKKLYEEDGEVTPTMKVKRKYVNEAFGDLIEAMYKRKQA; encoded by the coding sequence ATGACCCTTGAAACAGTACCCAGCATCTTCAAAAAGACCGCAGAGAAATATGGCGACCGAACGGCCATGCGGAAAAAGGAATATGGCCTCTGGCAGGATATCTCCTGGACGGAATATTTCAACCGGGCCAAGTACGTGGGGGCGGCGCTTATCTCCATGGGACTTAAGAAAGGGGAGTGCGTCTCCATCATCGGCGACAACTGCCCTGAGTGGGTCATCATCGACCTCGGCGTTCAGTGCGCGGGCGGCGTGGCCGTAGGGGTCTATTCCACCAATGCATGGCCCCAGGTGGAATATGTCATCTCCGACTCTGAATCGAAATTCTTCTTTGTCGAAAACGAAGAGCAGCTGGATAAGTGGCTCAACTTCAGGGACAATGCACCGAATCTTCAGAAGGTCATTGTGTGGGATTTGGAAGGGTTGAGACATTTTGAAGATCCGATGGTCATGACCTTTGAGGACATCCTGGAACTGGGTCGCCAGGTGGTGGAAAAACAACCGGAGCTGATCGAAAAAAGGATGGACGAGGTGACGCCGGAGGATCTGTCTGTGCTCATCTATACCTCCGGGACCACCGGCCCGCCCAAGGGGGCCATGCTGACCCATCGAAACGTCATGTGGATGGGAAAGACCATCTCCAAAGACAACCCGGTATACGATACCGATGAGGTCATGTCCTTTCTCCCCCTATGTCACATCTTCGAGCGGCTCTTTTCGGTCTTTGCCCAGATTACCCATGGGTATACGGTCAATTTCATCGAGAGTCTGGACACGGTGACAGACAACATGACCGAGATATCGCCCACCGTCGGATATGCGGTGCCGCGTATCTGGGAAAAATATCTTTCCGCCGTCTATATCAAGATGTCCGACGCCACGTGGTTCAAGAAAGTCGTCTTCGGCCTGGCCCTCAAGATCGGAAAGACCCGAGCCACCCTCAAGATGAACTTCAAGCCCGTACCTGCTTATTTGGAGGCGCTCTACCACCTCGCCCATCTCGCGGTTTTTCGAAAACTCAAAGAGAGACTGGGGTTCGACCGGCTAAGGGTCGCCTACTCCGGGGCGGCGCCCATCTCGCCTGATGTGCTCCACTTTTTCCAGTCCATCGGCGTTAACCTGATCGAGGGGTATGGCCAGACAGAAGGCACGGGGGTGACGTGCGTTTCCAGGGTGGGGAAGGTCAAGTTCGGAACGGTGGGTCCCCCCATTACCGGTACAGAGGTGAAGATCGCCGAGGACGGGGAGATCCTGGTGAAATCTCCCAGCGTTTTCAAAGGATATTACAGAAACCCGGAAAGTACGGCAGAGACCCTGAAGGATGGGTGGCTTTACTCGGGAGACGTGGGAGAGTTTGACGAGGACGGATACCTCAAGATTACGGATCGAAAGAAGGACATCATCGTGACGGCGGGGGGCAAGAACATCACCCCGCAGTATATTGAAAATAAGTTGAAGTTCAGCCCGTATATCAATGATGCGGTGGTCATCGGCGATCGAAGGAAGTTCCTGAGCAGCCTCATCATGATCGATGAGGATAATGTGGTCAAGTATGCCCAGGATAACAAAATCCAGTTTTCCACCTATAAAGACCTGACCCAGAGCCCGGAAATCATCAAGCTGATTCAAAAAGAGGTGGATCAGGTGAATGAAACCCTGGCAAGGGTGGAACAGGTCAAGAAATTCACCATCCTCCCCAAGAAGCTTTATGAAGAGGACGGCGAGGTGACGCCTACCATGAAGGTCAAACGGAAATATGTAAATGAGGCATTCGGCGACCTGATCGAAGCAATGTATAAGAGAAAGCAGGCATGA
- a CDS encoding branched-chain amino acid ABC transporter permease, with product MFLQLIISGLAFGSLYALIALAMVIIYKTSEVPNFGQGEMAMISTFVAHTLLVTHGYSFVVSFAGALAFAAALGMFLEFVFLRRAKDPNILSLILITLGFEMVLYGLASWKWGAEQMNFPFPVSDFDIVNIGPAVVSYLNIATLLITLFLMFILFLFFKYTKVGIAMKATQQNAMAARINGIRTNRILALTWALSSMIGAVAGMMLAPIATLDPNLMLEPLLKGFAAAVLGGMTTLVGAALGGYILGVLENLFGGYVSLEFKSVVAFLVIVLVLCFKPSGLFARHYVRKV from the coding sequence ATGTTTTTACAACTCATCATCAGCGGTCTTGCTTTTGGGAGTCTGTACGCCCTGATCGCCCTCGCCATGGTGATTATCTACAAGACCTCGGAAGTGCCCAATTTCGGTCAGGGTGAAATGGCCATGATTTCGACCTTTGTGGCCCATACCCTGCTTGTTACCCATGGGTATTCCTTTGTCGTTTCTTTTGCGGGCGCCCTTGCTTTTGCTGCGGCCCTGGGGATGTTTCTGGAGTTTGTTTTTCTGCGACGGGCCAAAGATCCCAATATCCTCAGCCTGATTCTGATCACGTTGGGGTTCGAAATGGTGTTGTATGGCCTGGCAAGCTGGAAATGGGGTGCGGAACAGATGAATTTTCCATTTCCGGTCTCGGATTTCGACATCGTCAATATAGGCCCCGCAGTGGTCAGTTATCTCAATATCGCGACCCTTTTGATCACCCTGTTTCTGATGTTTATCCTCTTTCTCTTTTTTAAATATACCAAGGTCGGCATTGCCATGAAGGCCACCCAGCAGAATGCCATGGCCGCGCGGATTAACGGCATAAGGACCAATCGCATCCTGGCCCTGACCTGGGCCTTGAGTTCCATGATCGGGGCCGTGGCCGGCATGATGCTGGCGCCTATTGCGACCCTGGATCCCAATCTAATGCTTGAACCGCTTTTGAAAGGTTTTGCCGCCGCTGTGTTGGGCGGAATGACCACGCTGGTCGGGGCCGCCCTGGGAGGATACATCCTCGGGGTTCTCGAAAACCTCTTCGGCGGATATGTCTCTCTGGAATTCAAGTCCGTGGTTGCCTTTCTGGTTATTGTGCTGGTGCTCTGCTTCAAGCCCAGCGGACTCTTTGCCAGGCACTATGTGAGAAAGGTGTAA
- a CDS encoding ABC transporter ATP-binding protein → MKLLSTLLEIKNIETFYRLIYALRGVSLSVEEGTITAILGNNGAGKSTILKTVMGLLDDQPDKGTIEFMGKRIDGKDPEVIVRAGLSYVPEGREVFDELSVRENLLMGAYIRRDRTGIKKDFELIYGYFPVLREREAQWAGTLSGGEQQMLAIGRALMNRPKLLFLDEPSLGLSPLLVKEIFRIIRTINQKGVSILLVEQNARMALTISHVGLILESGRFVMKGKSRELMEDKDVQEFYMGMRSEESAKGFQRWKRKKRWR, encoded by the coding sequence ATGAAGCTATTGAGCACATTGCTTGAGATAAAAAATATTGAGACGTTTTACCGCTTGATCTATGCACTCAGGGGAGTCTCCCTTTCGGTGGAAGAAGGCACCATTACCGCCATCTTAGGGAATAACGGGGCCGGAAAATCGACCATTTTAAAGACCGTGATGGGGCTGTTGGATGATCAGCCGGATAAAGGGACCATCGAATTCATGGGGAAACGGATCGACGGCAAAGATCCGGAGGTGATTGTCCGCGCGGGGTTGTCGTACGTCCCTGAAGGGAGGGAAGTCTTTGACGAACTGAGCGTGAGGGAAAACCTCCTCATGGGGGCCTATATCCGGCGGGACCGGACAGGCATCAAGAAGGATTTTGAACTGATATACGGCTATTTCCCCGTTCTCAGGGAAAGAGAGGCTCAGTGGGCAGGAACCCTGTCTGGCGGCGAACAGCAGATGCTGGCGATCGGCCGGGCCCTCATGAACCGGCCGAAACTCCTCTTTCTGGATGAGCCGTCTTTAGGTCTGTCTCCTCTCCTGGTCAAGGAGATCTTCAGGATCATCCGGACCATCAACCAGAAGGGGGTGTCCATCCTGCTGGTGGAACAGAATGCGCGAATGGCCCTGACCATTTCCCATGTGGGTCTTATTCTGGAAAGCGGCCGGTTTGTCATGAAAGGCAAGTCCAGGGAACTCATGGAAGACAAGGATGTGCAGGAGTTTTACATGGGCATGCGGTCAGAGGAATCGGCAAAGGGATTTCAGCGTTGGAAGCGTAAAAAACGGTGGAGATAG